TGGTGAAGGTGGAGTTGTAGTTGTTGCGAATGTTGATGGAAGAAGGGTTACCTGCCATGACCAAGATGTCACAGTCAGATCATTTCCTGTGTTACTGCTTCCGGTTGTCGGTGGATTAAATTTCAGTTTAAGATCAGAAGGTTTTTCAACAGGGATCTGACAGAATAAATTTTGTCCCGAACTTAAAGCAGAAACAGTGTAGACGGTAGTATCCGTAGTTGTAGATGTATTCCCAGATGAAGACGAACTTGAGTTTGAAGATGATCTTACAGATGTAGGTGCACTTGGAGATGTTCCTCCTCCGCTGCCATTGCTTGGAGTTCCTCCGCTGCCACCGCCGCTAGAAGAACCTCCTCCTGCGCTGCCACTACCGCCGCCTGCCGGTGTAGACGGATTCAATATCACACTAATATTTGCATTAGTGCCACCAGACCAGTTAGCTGTTACAGATAATGTAAGAATTCCTGGAGCAAGAACTTTGATAGTTTTTGTATCACTATCTTCAATCTTTAAATATTGATCTGTTACTGGAGTAGTGACTATCACATCGGTTGTTGTTGGAGTTGTTGTTGGGGGTGTCGTCGTCGGTGTCGGCGTTGTTTTAGGCGTTGTGGTTGTTGTAGGAGATGCAGCCGTGATATCCGACCCCATTTTTATACGTTTTGGAAGTGAGGGTTGTGGCAGAGACGGCGTAGGCACAGCAGGGGTTGGTGATGGCTGTGGTGCTGGAGCGGGAGGAGCTGGCGGTACTGGTGTTGGAGGAGTTGGAGCTGTTTTCCAATCAAACTCACCTGTAACTGTAGTTTGCGTAGAGATTGTATTCCCTAATAACCCAATTTGCGGTGTGGTAATTTTAGATTGTACATACTCAACATTTGCTGCGTCTTTAGTATCGCTATCAGATGGTGTCTTTAAACCTGTGACAGTATGTAGAGACATATCTAAATTACCCGACATAGTGCTCCCTTCAATTTTCACAAATAGTGATGTGTCGGGTGGTGGTGGAGCATCTGGATCATCGGCATCATCATCATCTGATTTCATCCCTAAGGCTTCTTCTATAGTGGTGACCTTTGCGGATACCTCAGTAATTTTTTGTACAGCATCATTAATTTGAGAGTTATTCGTTACTGTATTAGCTGTATCCATAACATATTTTACAGTTGCAGCAGCTGATGGATTTAAATCTGTTGACCCCTGAGTTGTAGGCATAGATATATTAATGATAGAGTGACCACTCATATCAATATTCCCCGTCATAGAACCACCTGTTGTGGCAAGATATCCAGATAGGGGATCGCTTTTGGATACGTAATTGGACTTTAAATAATCCAAAGATACCGCATCTGAGTCGTTTCTAGGCTCGGGTAAACCAGTAATATTTTGGTTATTCATATTAATGGCTTTTGTTGATGTGATCGATGTCGTTGTCACGGTAAATAAAGCTGGATCAGGACCAGCCTTTGTTTGTTTTCTAGCAGCGTTAATTAATGACAATTCTTCAGACTCGTTATTATCTATTTTATCTTTCATATTTTAAATAACAATTAATTGTTGTTTTTAATAAAAACAAATAACAATTATTAATGTTTTATTAAATTAAAAAAGAAAGATTCATTATTTCTTCAGCGATAGTATCGTGAAATAATCGACCTTGTTTATTTAAGAATAGAAACTCGTCGTTATGATCGAATAGTTCTTTAATTAGAGGAAGGGATGTAAGAGATTGTATTAATGAAGGTGGGAAATCTTTGATTTTTGCTCCTTTGGTAAGGCGTAATCTTAAAGCTAGGGCTTCTTTGATACGTTCTTTTTCAGGCAGGCATTCTGTAGATTCATGAGTAGGGAGATTTTTGCGTACAGCACGTAGATATTGTGAGATTCTTGAGAGATTTTTCGAGCGTACTTTATCTATGTATTGTGATGCAGAAACCCCCAATCCTAAAAAGGGTTTATCTGTCCAGTAGTAGAGATTATGTTTAGACTGCGCTTGAGATTTTGCATATGAGGCAAGTTCATAGCGAGAAAATCCCCGAGAGGAGAGAAGTTCTTCAGCGGAGAGGCTCATAGCTGCTAATATATCATCGTTAGCAATAGAGGGGGTTAGAATACGCCGATGCTTATAAAACGAGGTATGAGGATCTAAGGTCAGATTATAAAGAGAAATATGCGCAATAGGGAGAGTAAGAGCTTGATGAAGATCTGCAAGAAAATCTGCCAAAGATTGTGTAGGGAGACCGTAAATAAGATCTATAGAGATGTTATGAAATTCATGTTCGTAGCAACGGTGGACAGCATCCATAGATGTAGATGCTGAGTGGATCCTTCCTAAAGCTTTAAGAATGGGATCATGAAACGTTTGTACCCCAATACTTATCCTATTAATCGGTGTAAGAGTAAGATCTCTCAAATAGGATTCAGATAAGTCCTCAGGATTGGCTTCTAAAGTGATTTCTTGAGCGTGGGGAGCTAGGAGTGTAATTATATTATGCAGATGATGGGGAGGAATTAATGAAGGTGTTCCTCCACCAAAAAATACAGTGTCGATGAAGTGCGTATCTTTAATAGCTGCTAGCTTATTCAATCCTTCTTGAAGAACCGCATTGCAGTACAAACTTACAGATTCCGGATTGTAGGGAATAGTATAAAAGCTACAGTAGTGGCATTTCTTTGAGCAGAAAGGAAAGTGAATGTAGAGAGCTAAAGGTTGCTTACCATTCATTAGCATCGGGGTCAACAATGCCCCCACGTCTCCAACGATTGCGATCACTGAAAGGATCTTCATCGTCATCACTGGAATAATCGATTTCTACAGCGCCTTCTTCACGTTCTTCATCAGGAAGTTCGAGCTCTACGGTTTCACCTGGATCAATATCAATTTCTGTCTCTGTAGCTTCAACAAATTCCATATCTGACATGCTTGGACCGTCAGGATATACCGTTTTTGCAGGGCTACGTCTTGGAGTAACAAACTCTTCAACTTCGCCACTTTCTTTTAGAAGTTGCAGGCGTTCCTTCTCTTCATGGATTTTGTTTTCTAAAGAACGTATTTCTTCCTTATGTCTATCGATTTCTTTTTTTGGAACTAAACCCAATTGCATCCACTGGGTTAAGTCACGTAATTCAGATTCGAGTTTTTTCAGACGTTCACTTTTCATCTAGTGGGCACCATCCTGTATTCTAGAGAGCAGATGTAATGTATCCCTGGCTTTTTTTCAACAATAGAAAAAAAAGCAAAGATTGTTTTTTTTGAAAAATAAAAATTTGCTATGAAACGAAATTCGGATCGCATCTATCGAGAACAAACATCATATGGATTCTGAGTTTGCTGGACAAGTCCATTCTTCGGATATGGACTGGATCGAGGCTATGTATCAAAGGTTTCTAAATCACGAAACCTTGGATCCTTCATGGAAATATTTTTTTGAAGGGTACCAATTAGGCCAAGAGGGCGCTGTTTCAGCATCTTCTGGAAATGAAGAGGCGTATGCTGCTTTGCAAGAAAAGAAAGCCCGATTTCTTTGTATGATATACCGCTACTACGGGTATCTACAAAGCGAGATTTCTCCTTTGTCTCCTGTTACTCCTTCACCTTTAATTCAAGAAAAGATCAAGAATATAGATCTTAATGAAATTGTCCCATCTTTAGGTCTTCTTCCTCAGCCTAAAGTTCCTGTCCGCGATTTAATTCAGGCTTTAAAAAATTTTTATTGTCGAAGTATTTCTGTAGAAACTCTGACATGTTCTCCTCAATTACAGGAATATGTATGGAGGCTCATGGAGAGTAAGCCTCCTCAAAAATCACTCGAAGATCTTATGCGTTCATATCAAGATATGTGTAAGGCAACATTTTTCGAGGAATTCCTCCAGATAAAATTTACGGGGCAGAAGAGATTCTCTTTAGAAGGTGCTGAAAGCTTAATTCCTATGCTTGAGCATCTCATTTATTATGGTGTTACTCAAGGTATCACTAACTACATTCTTGGTATGGCTCATCGCGGACGATTGAATGTCTTAACGAATGTGTTGCGTAAGCCCTACTCTCAAGTGTTTATGGAATTTGAGGACAACCCTAAATCTCGAGGTTTAGATGTTGTCGGAGATGTGAAGTATCACAAAGGTCATGTTTCTAGATCTCTTTGTAAAAGTGGTGATGAGGTAACCGTAGTGATGTTGCCAAATCCTAGCCATCTAGAAGCTGTAGATCCTGTTGTTGAAGGTGTTGTCGCGGCTTTGCAACATCAGATGGATTCCGAAAAGGAGTATTCTTGTTTAGCAATTCTTATCCATGGGGATGCGGCATTTTCAGGGCAGGGGATTGTTTATGAGACTTTACAATTAAGTCAGGTTCCTGGGTATTCTACAGGGGGAACTCTCCATATTGTTGTGAACAACCATATAGGCTTTACAGCGCAGCCTAGGGAATCACGATCCACACCTTACTGTACAGACATTGCCAAGATGTTGGGGATTCCTGTATTTCGTGTGAATGCTGAAGATGTTTCCGCTTGTATGCAGGCTATCGAATATTCCCTAAAAGTACGTGAAGAATTTAATTGCGACGTTATCATCGATTTTTGTTGTTATCGGAAATATGGACATAACGAAAGTGATGATCCTTCAATAACGGCTCCTTTGCTTTATGATGAGATTAAGAAAAAATCGACAATTCGTGAGATCTATAGAAAGTATCTACTAGATAATTATCCTTCAGAAATCTCCGAAGATAGCCTAGAGAAAATTGAAAAAGGCGTTCAAGATATCCTCAATAAGGAATTCCAAGTATTAAAACAGGAAGAAAATCAAACTTTACCGAAAAGAAACTGTCGTCATTGCGATCGGATGGATCTCGGAGAGTTATTGGTAAACGATCTTGATGTGTCTTTAAGTAGAGATACGGTATTTCATATAAGTTCGAAATTATGTGGTCTTCCTGAGAATTTCACACCCCATCCTAAGGTGAAAGCTCTTCTTGATAAGAGAATGAAAATGGCTAATGGCGAAATTGGCTATGATTGGGGGATGGCTGAAGAGCTCGCCTTTGCTTCTTTGTTAATAGAGAAGTTTTCCTTACGTCTTTCGGGACAAGATGCTATTCGTGGTACCTTTAGCCAGCGCCATTTGTTATGGAGTGATATAACATCTGGAGATACCTACTCACCCTTATACCACCTCTCTCCTGATCAAGGATCCGTGGATATCTATAATTCTCCATTATCAGAATATGCTGTTTTAGGCTTTGAGTATGGTTATGCTCAACAAGCAGACCGTACCCTTGTTTTATGGGAAGCGCAATTTGGAGATTTTTCTAATGGAGCGCAGATTATTTTTGATCAGTATATTTCTTCTGCGATTCAGAAATGGGATCTACATTCTGACCTTGTTGTTCTTTTACCTCACGGTTATGAAGGTCAGGGCCCGGAGCATTCCTCAGCACGTATAGAAAGGTATTTACAGCTAGCTGCAAATTGGAATTTCCAAGTTGTTATTCCCTCTACTCCTGTACAGTATTTCCGTATCCTTCGTGAGCATACAAAGCGGGATTTATCCTTGCCTTTGGTGATCTTTACTCCAAAAATGCTTTTGCGTCATCCTGAATGCACAAGCTTTATAGACGAGTTTACCACCCCGGGAGGGTTCCGCCCTATACTTGAAGATATAGAGCCAAATTACCAAGCTAAGATTTTAGTTTTATGCTCCGGAAAGGTGTATTACGATTTTAAAGGAGCTTTACCTCAAGAACGTCAAAAAGACTTTGCTTGTTTACGTATTGAGAGTTTATATCCCTTGTATCTTGAAGATCTCCTTTCTCTTCTTGGGAAATATTCTCAAGCTGAGCATTACGTATGGCTTCAAGAAGAGCCTCAGAATATGGGTGCCTTTGATTATATATTCATGGCAACTAAAGAAATTTTCTCCAAAAAACTTACATGTATAAGCAGACCAAGAAGTAGCTCGACAGCTACAGGATCTGCACGTCTTAGCCAACAAGAATTTTTAACATTAATGGAAACATTGTTTTCTCTAGGTAATGTATGATTACAGAAGTACGCATTCCAAATGTCGCTGAATCCATAAGTGAAGTGACCATAGCTTCCCTTTTGGTAACTTCAGAAAGTCTGGTTCAGGAGAATCAAGGCATTATGGAGATCGAAAGTGACAA
The Chlamydia caviae GPIC genome window above contains:
- the hemW gene encoding radical SAM family heme chaperone HemW — protein: MNGKQPLALYIHFPFCSKKCHYCSFYTIPYNPESVSLYCNAVLQEGLNKLAAIKDTHFIDTVFFGGGTPSLIPPHHLHNIITLLAPHAQEITLEANPEDLSESYLRDLTLTPINRISIGVQTFHDPILKALGRIHSASTSMDAVHRCYEHEFHNISIDLIYGLPTQSLADFLADLHQALTLPIAHISLYNLTLDPHTSFYKHRRILTPSIANDDILAAMSLSAEELLSSRGFSRYELASYAKSQAQSKHNLYYWTDKPFLGLGVSASQYIDKVRSKNLSRISQYLRAVRKNLPTHESTECLPEKERIKEALALRLRLTKGAKIKDFPPSLIQSLTSLPLIKELFDHNDEFLFLNKQGRLFHDTIAEEIMNLSFLI
- a CDS encoding 2-oxoglutarate dehydrogenase E1 component, encoding MDSEFAGQVHSSDMDWIEAMYQRFLNHETLDPSWKYFFEGYQLGQEGAVSASSGNEEAYAALQEKKARFLCMIYRYYGYLQSEISPLSPVTPSPLIQEKIKNIDLNEIVPSLGLLPQPKVPVRDLIQALKNFYCRSISVETLTCSPQLQEYVWRLMESKPPQKSLEDLMRSYQDMCKATFFEEFLQIKFTGQKRFSLEGAESLIPMLEHLIYYGVTQGITNYILGMAHRGRLNVLTNVLRKPYSQVFMEFEDNPKSRGLDVVGDVKYHKGHVSRSLCKSGDEVTVVMLPNPSHLEAVDPVVEGVVAALQHQMDSEKEYSCLAILIHGDAAFSGQGIVYETLQLSQVPGYSTGGTLHIVVNNHIGFTAQPRESRSTPYCTDIAKMLGIPVFRVNAEDVSACMQAIEYSLKVREEFNCDVIIDFCCYRKYGHNESDDPSITAPLLYDEIKKKSTIREIYRKYLLDNYPSEISEDSLEKIEKGVQDILNKEFQVLKQEENQTLPKRNCRHCDRMDLGELLVNDLDVSLSRDTVFHISSKLCGLPENFTPHPKVKALLDKRMKMANGEIGYDWGMAEELAFASLLIEKFSLRLSGQDAIRGTFSQRHLLWSDITSGDTYSPLYHLSPDQGSVDIYNSPLSEYAVLGFEYGYAQQADRTLVLWEAQFGDFSNGAQIIFDQYISSAIQKWDLHSDLVVLLPHGYEGQGPEHSSARIERYLQLAANWNFQVVIPSTPVQYFRILREHTKRDLSLPLVIFTPKMLLRHPECTSFIDEFTTPGGFRPILEDIEPNYQAKILVLCSGKVYYDFKGALPQERQKDFACLRIESLYPLYLEDLLSLLGKYSQAEHYVWLQEEPQNMGAFDYIFMATKEIFSKKLTCISRPRSSSTATGSARLSQQEFLTLMETLFSLGNV